In a single window of the Ooceraea biroi isolate clonal line C1 chromosome 8, Obir_v5.4, whole genome shotgun sequence genome:
- the LOC105280345 gene encoding protein PFC0760c, giving the protein MTSSMKIILPLLSLGIVLLLTATHYSSSSPEYTDNIEGLIDPHRQVSRYSRAVKPIVQYCRLNHFYDEEKGRCLSVPGGGRILHVEKGRSCGINILKSHCTSSLYYHICTRDRSILAQCGSGQIFDSRRQRCFTSRQTQPDDHEHYDQNSVPDCAKPGRFSVPNHCSVFYTCNTNGRQLYRSVYKCPRNTGYYADRGTCAAMPGCENDDSVDYAVCVPGSPDENLESQNSDKEDAAEGDVEETAETSKEHDTTNVNDEVVEAIEEFEEKRNASPKIDDYPASATPDSATDNLQPVDNKEANDDDIDNTSTQPIEEPKLEEKRNIDPEIDGYPVSTTPDSVMDNPRVDNEEKNDDNIDNISTQPIRKPELEEKKNASPEIDDYPVSTTPGSAMDNLQPVDNKEANDDIDNTSTQPIEESKLEEKRNINPEIDGYPVSTTPGSAMDNLQPEDNKENNDDIDNTSTQPIEEPKLEEKKNTSPEIDNYSISTTPSSAMDDLQPVNNKEANDDDIDNTSTQPIEESKLEEKRNINPEIDGYLVSTTPDSVMDNPRVDNEEKNDDNMDNISTQPIREPELEEKKNTSPEIDDYLVSTTPGSAMDNLQPEDNKENNDDIDNTSTQPIEESKLEKKRNINPEIDGYPVSTTPDSVMDNPRVDNEEKNDDNMDNISTQPIEESKLEEKKNTSPEIDDYPISTTPGSAMDNLQPEDNKENNDDIDNTSTQPIEEPKLEEKRNIDPKIDGYPVSTTPGSATDNLQAVDNKEANDDDIDNTSTQPIEEPKLEEKKNTSPEIDNYSISTTPSSAMDDLQPVNNKEDNDDIDNTSTQPIEESKLEEKRNINPEIDGYPVSTTPDSVMDNPRVDNEEKNDDNMDNISTQPIREPELEEKKNASPEIDDYPVSTTPSSAMDDLQPEDNDDIDNTSTQPIEEPKLEEKRNIDPKIDGYPVSTTPGSATDNLQAVDNKEANDDDIDNTSTQPIEEPKLEEKKNTSPEIDNYSISTTPSSAMDDLQPVDNKEDNDDIDNTSTQPIEEPKLEEKRNIDPEIDGYPVSTTPDSIMDNPRSVDNEENNDDNVDNTSTQPIEDASMPESTEPLYKSYTPANKPDESSISPESTISSSLDSPHKVDPIVENSPRTVNDEQEESATSHDVTSDVSIDSDQSYTTDPSFVSQIDNASQFDSATEAIAHGTANPSLEISEATQSPLPIEDVSVPGDADKMSTIAAEESD; this is encoded by the exons ATGACTTCGTCCATGAAAATTATACTTCCACTTCTATCACTTGGAATCGTACTGTTACTCACAGCGACTCACTACTCGTCGAGCAGTCCCGAG tacACTGATAACATCGAAGGCCTCATTGATCCTCATCGGCAAGTGTCTCGCTATAGTCGAGCAGTTAAGCCCATCGTGCAGTACTGCCGACTGAATCACTTCTACGACGAGGAGAAAGGACGATGCCTGAGCGTGCCCGGGGGCGGCAGGATACTTCACGTCGAGAAGGGCCGCTCGTGCGGCATCAACATTCTGAAATCACACTGCACCAGCTccttgtattaccacatttgcaCGCGTGACAGGTCTATCCTGGCGCAATGTGGAAGCGGGCAGATCTTCGACAGCCGTCGTCAGCGATGCTTTACGAGTAGACAGACTCAACCGGATGATCACGAGCATTACGATCAGAATAGCGTGCCGGACTGCGCGAAACCCGGCCGGTTCTCCGTGCCCAACCATTGCTCCGTCTTCTACACGTGCAACACGAACGGCCGTCAGCTCTACCGAAGCGTCTACAAGTGTCCGCGGAACACGGGGTACTACGCGGACAGAGGCACCTGCGCTGCCATGCCCGGCTGCGAAAACGACGATTCGGTAGATTACGCAGTCTGCGTTCCAGGCTCGCCGGACGAGAACCTAGAGTCTCAGAATTCTGACAAAGAAGACGCTGCAGAAGGAGACGTTGAGGAAACCGCTGAAACGTCCAAAGAGCACGACACCACGAATGTAAATGATGAGGTAGTAGAGGCTATCGAGGAAtttgaagagaagagaaatgcCAGTCCCAAGATCGACGATTACCCTGCCTCTGCGACTCCTGACAGTGCAACGGATAATCTGCAACCAGTGGATAATAAAGAAGctaatgatgatgatattgATAATACATCTACGCAGCCTATCGAGGAACCTAAACTCGAAGAGAAGAGGAATATTGATCCCGAGATCGATGGTTACCCTGTCTCTACGACTCCTGACAGTGTAATGGATAATCCACGAGTGGATAATGAAGAGAAAAACGATGATAACATAGACAATATATCTACGCAGCCTATCAGGAAACCTGAActtgaagagaagaagaatgcCAGTCCCGAAATTGACGATTATCCTGTTTCTACGACTCCTGGTAGTGCAATGGATAATCTGCAACCAGTAGATAATAAAGAGGCTAATGATGATATAGACAACACATCTACGCAGCCTATTGAAGAATCTAAACTCGAAGAGAAGAGGAATATCAATCCCGAGATCGATGGTTACCCTGTCTCTACGACTCCTGGCAGTGCAATGGATAATCTGCAACCAGAGgataataaagagaataatgATGATATTGATAATACATCTACGCAGCCTATCGAGGAACCTAAActcgaagagaagaagaatacCAGTCCCGAAATTGACAATTATTCTATTTCTACGACTCCTAGCAGTGCAATGGATGATCTGCAACCAGTGAATAATAAAGAGGctaatgatgatgatataGACAACACATCTACGCAGCCTATTGAAGAATCTAAACTCGAAGAGAAGAGGAATATCAATCCCGAGATCGATGGTTACCTTGTCTCTACGACTCCTGACAGTGTAATGGATAATCCACGAGTGGATAATGAAGAGAAAAACGATGATAACATGGACAATATATCTACACAGCCTATCAGGGAACCTGAActtgaagagaagaagaatacCAGTCCCGAAATTGACGATTATCTTGTTTCTACGACTCCTGGTAGTGCAATGGATAATCTGCAACCAGAGgataataaagagaataatgATGATATTGATAATACATCTACGCAGCCTATTGAAGAATCTAAACTCGAAAAGAAGAGGAATATCAATCCCGAGATCGATGGTTACCCTGTCTCTACGACTCCTGACAGTGTAATGGATAATCCACGAGTGGATAATGAAGAGAAAAACGATGATAACATGGACAATATATCTACGCAGCCTATCGAAGAATCTAAActcgaagagaagaagaatacCAGTCCCGAAATTGACGATTATCCTATCTCTACGACTCCTGGCAGTGCAATGGATAATCTGCAACCAGAGgataataaagagaataatgATGATATTGATAATACATCTACGCAGCCTATCGAGGAACCTAAACTCGAAGAGAAGAGGAATATTGATCCCAAGATCGATGGTTATCCTGTCTCTACAACTCCTGGCAGTGCAACGGATAATCTGCAAGCAGTAGATAATAAAGAGGctaatgatgatgatataGACAACACATCTACGCAGCCTATCGAGGAACCTAAActcgaagagaagaagaatacCAGTCCCGAAATTGACAATTATTCTATTTCTACGACTCCTAGCAGTGCAATGGATGATCTGCAACCAGtgaataataaagaagataaTGATGATATTGACAACACATCTACGCAGCCTATTGAAGAATCTAAACTTGAAGAGAAGAGGAATATCAATCCCGAGATCGATGGTTATCCTGTCTCTACGACTCCTGACAGTGTAATGGATAATCCACGAGTGGATAATGAAGAGAAAAACGATGATAACATGGACAATATATCTACGCAGCCTATCAGGGAACCTGAActtgaagagaagaagaatgcCAGTCCCGAAATTGACGATTATCCTGTTTCTACGACTCCTAGCAGTGCAATGGATGATCTGCAACCAGAGGATAATGATGATATTGATAATACATCTACGCAGCCTATCGAGGAACCTAAACTCGAAGAGAAGAGGAATATTGATCCCAAGATCGATGGTTATCCTGTCTCTACAACTCCTGGCAGTGCAACGGATAATCTGCAAGCAGTAGATAATAAAGAGGctaatgatgatgatataGACAACACATCTACGCAGCCTATCGAGGAACCTAAActcgaagagaagaagaatacCAGTCCCGAAATTGACAATTATTCTATTTCTACGACTCCTAGCAGTGCAATGGATGATCTGCAACCAGTGGATAATAAAGAAGATAATGATGATATTGACAACACATCTACGCAGCCTATCGAGGAACCTAAACTTGAAGAGAAGAGGAATATCGATCCCGAGATCGATGGTTACCCTGTCTCTACGACTCCTGACAGTATAATGGATAATCCACGATCAGTGGATAATGAAGAGAATAACGATGATAACGTGGACAACACGTCTACGCAGCCAATCGAAGATGCTTCAATGCCTGAGAGCACAGAACCCTTGTACAAATCGTACACACCGGCCAACAAACCAGATGAATCCTCGATATCACCAGAAAGTACCATTTCTTCTTCATTAGACTCTCCACATAAAGTCGATCCGATCGTGGAAAACTCACCTAGAACCGTTAATGATGAGCAAGAGGAGAGTGCAACATCGCACGATGTAACTAGCGACGTTTCGATCGATTCTGATCAATCGTATACCACTGATCCGAGCTTTGTATCGCAGATAGATAACGCATCACAGTTTGACTCCGCTACTGAAGCAATTGCGCACGGCACGGCAAATCCTTCCCTGGAGATCTCAGAAGCTACACAATCGCCGTTACCAATCGAGGATGTTTCAGTTCCTGGCGATGCCGACAAAATGTCGACCATTGCAGCCGAAGAATCCGACTGA
- the LOC105280233 gene encoding TM2 domain-containing protein CG10795 translates to MSRSTELLSGLLVLLPVIALCNGVDYTYEIDCNNLRMGQYICPHPDYDFIDPKTQQPRGCTKENKAKVLCLAADGLICTETKNNTFKKDIPCKWTNGYSFETSLLLSIFLGMFGADRFYLGYPALGLLKLSTLGFLFLGQFADVILIATQVVGPADGSHYVMPYYGAGINIVTSNNFTYRVPQYDC, encoded by the exons ATGTCCCGTTCGACGGAACTTCTTAGCGGTCTGCTCGTCCTGCTGCCGGTGATCGCGCTGTGCAATGGCGTGGACTACACGTACGAGATCGACTGCAATAACCTGCGGATGGGGCAGTACATCTGTCCGCATCCCGATTACGATTTCATAGACCCGAAGACGCAGCAACCGCGCGGCTGCACCAAAGAGAACAAGGCCAAAG TGCTCTGTCTAGCTGCCGATGGCCTGATTTGCACGGAAACGAAAAACAATACGTTCAAGAAGGATATACCTTGCAAGTGGAC AAATGGATATTCCTTCGAGACGTCGTTACTGCTGTCCATATTCCTTGGCATGTTTGGCGCGGATCGATTTTACCTGGGATATCCAGCTCTGGGCTTACTCAAGTTGAGCACGCTCGGCTTTCTCTTCCTTGGCCAATTCGCTGATGTAATATTGATAGCCACGCAGGTTGTAGGCCCGGCGGACGGTTCCCACTACGTGATGCCATATTATGGTGCCGGGATTAACATTGTGACGAGTAACAATTTTACGTACAGAGTGCCACAGTATGACTGCTGA
- the LOC105280218 gene encoding uncharacterized protein LOC105280218 — translation MASVPLRGTRKTYSFEERKILISLINKHVIVEDRKSDPISICKRKSAWSRIAGEYNSMVGPHGARSAMQLRRCWENMKACKRLRDEKRSRCGTKAVSQSIKDEERERNQCWEDITCGQNTSEAPTSTGTVGLPPNVVFEPKDSEPFTLQSVCTAARPQNLSCARRDVDSHRDLSFSAFGQMIASGDKCDVVAPLHSSMDYCCDGAMKVNVDSPVIDQPAADEGLERSRANPGPSVPYTLVSPSVVQEHNRKRKSAQQEEQLHVLALSEAQMKVDIAAMLKEEARIKLEEAHYRKEEARLRMLLFTYKLDRIKKD, via the exons ATGGCATCCGTGCCTCTGCGGGGCACACGCAAGACGTACAGCTTCGAGGAACGGAAGATCCTGATATCGCTGATAAACAAGCACGTGATCGTCGAAGACAGGAAGTCCGATCCGATCTCCATATGTAAGCGGAAATCGGCTTGGTCGCGAATCGCCGGCGAGTACAACTCGATGGTCGGGCCACACGGTGCGCGCTCCGCGATGCAGCTGCGACGCTGCTGGGAGAACATGAAGGCGTGCAAGCGCCTTCGCGATGAGAAGAGGTCTCG CTGCGGTACGAAAGCGGTTTCCCAATCGATCAAAGACGAGGAACGAGAGAGGAATCAGTGTTGGGAGGATATAACTTGCGGTCAGAACACGTCGGAAGCGCCAACGTCCACTGGAACTGTCGGGCTACCGCCAAATGTGGTTTTCGAACCGAAAGATTCCGAGCCGTTCACGTTACAGAGCGTTTGCACCGCCGCCAGGCCACAAAATCTAAGCTGCGCCAGAAGAGACGTGGACAGTCACAGAGATTTGAGTT TTAGTGCGTTTGGCCAAATGATTGCCAGTGGCGACAAGTGCGACGTCGTTGCACCGCTCCACAGTTCGATGGATTACTGTTGCGATGGAGCTATGAAAGTGAACGTCGATTCGCCGGTGATCGATCAACCGGCAGCGGACGAGGGGCTCGAGAGAAGTCGCGCGAATCCGGGACCAAGTGTCCCGTACACGTTGGTCTCTCCCTCCGTCGTGCAGGAGCACAATCGCAAGAGGAAATCCGCGCAGCAGGAGGAGCAATTGCACGTGCTCGCGCTCTCGGAGGCGCAGATGAAGGTCGACATCGCCGCCATGCTGAAGGAGGAGGCGAGGATCAAGCTGGAGGAGGCTCATTATCGCAAGGAGGAAGCCAGGCTCAGGATGCTGCTGTTCACCTACAAGTTGGACAGAATTAAGAAGGATTGA